In Kitasatospora sp. NBC_00240, the following are encoded in one genomic region:
- a CDS encoding FMN-binding negative transcriptional regulator, giving the protein MYVPKIYQSPDTEAVRLIREYPLALLLSNGPAAPFATHLPVIFPPAAEPEGIESLSGVTLYGHLNRANPHWETLYEGQHATLVFQGANAYVSAAVYEQTPAAPTWNFATTHVQGRIHPMPAREDALDVVRWTVAAFEAEHGLGWDPGPSLDYFDKIVDGVGAFRFTVESVDTMLKLSQEQADRTRDKVVAHFAASPVGLRQEVSHLMRTAAPTATTGE; this is encoded by the coding sequence ATGTACGTTCCGAAGATCTACCAGTCCCCGGACACCGAAGCCGTCCGGTTGATCCGCGAGTACCCGCTGGCGCTGCTGCTGAGCAACGGACCCGCGGCGCCGTTCGCCACCCACCTGCCCGTGATCTTCCCGCCGGCCGCCGAGCCCGAGGGGATCGAGTCGCTGAGCGGCGTCACGCTCTACGGCCACCTCAACCGGGCCAACCCGCACTGGGAGACGCTGTACGAGGGGCAACACGCGACCCTGGTCTTCCAGGGTGCGAACGCCTACGTCTCCGCCGCCGTCTACGAGCAGACCCCGGCCGCCCCCACCTGGAACTTCGCCACCACCCACGTCCAGGGCCGCATCCACCCGATGCCCGCCCGGGAGGACGCGCTCGACGTGGTGCGCTGGACGGTGGCGGCCTTCGAGGCCGAGCACGGCCTCGGCTGGGACCCCGGCCCGTCGCTCGACTACTTCGACAAGATCGTCGACGGTGTGGGCGCCTTCCGCTTCACCGTCGAGTCGGTCGACACGATGCTCAAGCTCAGCCAGGAACAGGCCGACCGCACCAGGGACAAGGTGGTCGCGCACTTCGCCGCCAGCCCGGTCGGGCTGCGCCAGGAGGTCAGCCACCTGATGAGGACCGCCGCCCCTACCGCCACCACCGGAGAGTGA
- a CDS encoding SidA/IucD/PvdA family monooxygenase — protein MPEAVLDLVGVGFGPSNLAVALALDEAGATAGCDALFLERQSAFGWHTGMLLDEATMQVSFLKDLVTMRNPASPHSYLCYLRDRGRLAAFINQKSLFPLRIEFHDYLAWCAERVAHLVRYGTQVVDIRPVSGPDGAVDLLDVVVHRDGAEEVHRTRNVVIAAGLQPWLPDGVERSDRVWHTSELLHRLPEFESVAPRSLTVVGAGQSAAEAVAHLHGRFPEAEVRAVFGRYGYSPADDSPFANQIFDPDAVDEYYVAPEHVRRRLVDYHRNTNYAVVDLELIQDLYARSYREQVQGTRPRLVMMNVSRLASLSQEADAVRLVVEHLPTGELTEFETDAVVFGTGYRPADPLALLGSLVDQLKLDDQSRPHLDRDYRLVTTDRVRAGIYLQGPTEHTHGLASTLLSVTAVRAGEILAAVTAAVPAQVLTASAR, from the coding sequence ATGCCGGAAGCGGTGCTCGACCTGGTCGGTGTCGGATTCGGACCGTCGAACCTGGCGGTCGCGCTCGCGCTGGACGAAGCGGGTGCGACGGCCGGGTGCGACGCGTTGTTCCTGGAGCGGCAGTCGGCCTTCGGCTGGCACACCGGAATGCTGCTGGACGAGGCGACGATGCAGGTCTCGTTCCTCAAGGACCTGGTCACCATGCGGAATCCGGCCAGCCCGCACAGCTACCTGTGTTACCTGCGGGACCGGGGCCGGCTCGCCGCGTTCATCAACCAGAAGTCGCTGTTCCCGCTGCGCATCGAGTTCCACGACTACCTCGCGTGGTGCGCCGAGCGGGTCGCGCACCTGGTGCGCTACGGCACGCAGGTGGTGGACATCCGTCCGGTGTCCGGCCCCGACGGGGCCGTCGACCTGCTCGACGTCGTGGTGCACCGCGACGGGGCCGAGGAGGTGCACCGCACCCGGAACGTGGTGATCGCCGCCGGTCTGCAGCCCTGGCTGCCGGACGGCGTCGAGCGGTCGGACCGGGTCTGGCACACCTCGGAACTGCTGCACCGGCTGCCGGAGTTCGAGTCCGTCGCGCCGCGCAGCCTCACCGTCGTCGGGGCCGGGCAGAGCGCCGCCGAGGCGGTGGCGCACCTGCACGGGAGGTTCCCGGAGGCCGAGGTGCGGGCCGTGTTCGGGCGCTACGGGTACAGCCCGGCGGACGACTCCCCGTTCGCCAACCAGATCTTCGACCCCGACGCCGTCGACGAGTACTACGTGGCGCCCGAGCACGTCCGCCGCCGGCTGGTCGACTACCACCGCAACACCAACTACGCGGTCGTGGACCTCGAACTGATCCAGGACCTGTACGCGCGGTCCTACCGGGAGCAGGTGCAGGGCACCCGGCCGCGGCTGGTCATGATGAACGTCAGCCGGCTCGCCTCCCTGTCGCAGGAGGCCGACGCGGTACGGCTGGTGGTGGAGCACCTGCCCACCGGGGAGCTGACCGAGTTCGAGACGGACGCGGTCGTGTTCGGCACCGGGTACCGCCCGGCCGATCCGCTCGCCCTGCTCGGCTCGTTGGTCGACCAGCTCAAGCTGGACGACCAGTCCCGCCCGCACCTCGACCGCGACTACCGGCTCGTCACCACCGACCGGGTCCGCGCCGGGATCTACCTGCAGGGCCCGACGGAGCACACCCACGGCCTGGCCTCGACGCTGCTCTCGGTCACCGCGGTGCGCGCCGGCGAGATCCTCGCGGCCGTCACGGCCGCGGTTCCCGCCCAGGTCCTCACCGCGTCCGCCCGATGA
- a CDS encoding alpha/beta fold hydrolase, producing MNADAGRPTFLLVHGGWHGAWCWDAVRAALDADGWRSHALDLPSANPPADRPDGARPVGMLDDADVIRDSLRRIDGPVVVVAHSYGGVPTTEAIADAANVVAAVYLASFQLDAGESVFTFLGKAAPDGGTDLAPPSEAARRILFDDVPEADAARAVARLRPQSIRSFTEKVTTAGWRTVRSSYVVCDRDQALDPSRQRELATRAASVHRLPSSHSPFLSMPRQLAALLARIATSDLPAA from the coding sequence ATGAACGCTGACGCCGGCCGGCCGACCTTCCTGCTCGTCCACGGAGGCTGGCACGGGGCCTGGTGCTGGGACGCCGTACGCGCTGCGCTCGACGCCGACGGTTGGCGGTCCCACGCCCTCGACCTGCCCAGCGCCAATCCTCCGGCCGACCGGCCCGACGGCGCCCGGCCGGTGGGCATGCTGGACGACGCGGATGTCATTCGGGACAGCCTCCGGCGCATCGACGGCCCGGTGGTGGTGGTCGCCCACTCCTACGGCGGCGTCCCCACCACGGAGGCCATCGCCGATGCCGCGAACGTGGTGGCGGCGGTGTACCTCGCCAGTTTCCAACTGGACGCGGGCGAGAGCGTCTTCACGTTCCTCGGCAAAGCCGCGCCGGACGGCGGGACGGACCTCGCCCCGCCGTCCGAGGCCGCCCGGCGGATACTCTTCGACGACGTGCCCGAGGCCGATGCCGCCCGTGCCGTGGCGCGGCTGCGCCCGCAGAGCATACGGTCCTTCACGGAGAAGGTGACCACGGCAGGATGGCGCACCGTGCGCTCCAGCTACGTCGTCTGCGACCGCGACCAGGCACTCGATCCGTCCCGGCAACGCGAGCTGGCCACACGCGCCGCTTCCGTCCACCGGCTGCCGAGCAGCCACTCGCCGTTCCTCTCCATGCCCCGGCAACTTGCGGCTCTCCTGGCCCGGATCGCCACCTCCGACCTCCCCGCCGCGTGA